One segment of Triticum aestivum cultivar Chinese Spring chromosome 2A, IWGSC CS RefSeq v2.1, whole genome shotgun sequence DNA contains the following:
- the LOC123188785 gene encoding putative pentatricopeptide repeat-containing protein At1g74580, translated as MQQQHQKFRRAVSAVACARANSISANARRSRRFDGPGVRRSDPPPRLHRPRRCRPRRPRLRALGPRPASLHPLYVASIRAFARAGRLQAAVDAFERMDLFACPPQATAYNAIMDALVHAHHHHHQAHKVYVRMLATGLAPDLHTHTIRLRSFCLTARPHVALRLLRTLPDRGCHARPVAYCTVVSGLYAHGHPHDARRLFDEMLQGPVFLDTATFNKVLHDLCKKGDISEAAALLAKVLKRGMSVNRFTYNIWIRGLCECGRLAQAVALVKEMDDYITPDVVTYNTLIRGL; from the coding sequence ATGCAGCAGCAGCATCAGAAATTCAGAAGAGCAGTGTCAGCCGTTGCGTGCGCGCGCGCGAATTCGATATCGGCGAATGCCAGGCGAAGCCGTCGCTTTGACGGCCCCGGCGTACGGCGCTCTGATCCACCGCCTCGCCTCCACCGGCCGCGTCGATGCCGTCCACGCCGCCCTCGCCTCCGCGCGCTCGGCCCTCGCCCCGCCTCCCTCCACCCGCTCTACGTTGCCTCCATACGCGCCTTCGCCCGGGCCGGCCGCCTCCAGGCCGCCGTCGACGCCTTCGAGCGCATGGACCTCTTCGCCTGCCCGCCCCAAGCCACCGCCTATAACGCCATCATGGACGCCCTCGTCCacgcccaccaccaccaccaccaggctcACAAGGTCTACGTCAGGATGCTCGCCACCGGGCTTGCCCCCGACCTTCACACCCACACCATCCGCCTCCGCTCCTTCTGCCTCACCGCCCGCCCGCATGTTGCCCTCAGACTCCTGCGCACTCTGCCAGACCGTGGATGCCATGCCAGACCCGTCGCATACTGCACCGTCGTGTCTGGACTCTATGCGCACGGCCACCCCCACGACGCACGTCGCCTGTTCGATGAAATGCTCCAGGGACCGGTGTTCCTTGATACTGCCACTTTTAACAAGGTCCTGCATGATCTTTGCAAGAAAGGGGATATCTCTGAGGCTGCCGCGCTTCTCGCCAAGGTTCTCAAGCGGGGGATGTCTGTGAACAGGTTCACCTACAATATTTGGATCAGGGGGCTCTGCGAATGTGGGAGGTTGGCCCAAGCCGTTGCACTTGTAAAAGAGATGGACGACTACATCACACCAGACGTTGTGACCTACAACACGCTCATCCGTGGCCTTTGA